The following are encoded together in the Daucus carota subsp. sativus chromosome 5, DH1 v3.0, whole genome shotgun sequence genome:
- the LOC108221676 gene encoding uncharacterized protein LOC108221676: MAHIRFKSRFCPAPPPPSPLIASRSTSGVVEDSDDSFTNNIPENPFSDENFLKLPEDIQCLFMPGIDFNLLLSRDKYSIGCLLRSASDFGMFRISNHGILAEDLESTLEDSLRVFESSSVFLHRVDDHRQEFVWRPSMQALGLTRKYRRLSEKMEIVASKLELIAEELGQIFSVNAKKQQYSHKFEASESTLGLCRHTRPLPGVKSSAHIHEIQQPQCKHALILHVPVDEAEFCYQTEQSPSSSFYTGPDSIVVTIGEQIAIKSDDLESSATDGNNVVGSDNKRKGKL; this comes from the exons ATGGCTCATATACGCTTCAAGAGTCGATTTTGCCCAGCACCCCCGCCACCATCTCCGCTCATAGCCAGCAGATCAACATCAGGTGTTGTAGAAGATAGTGATGATTCCTTCACAAATAATATTCCAGAAAACCCGTTTAGCGATGAAAATTTTTTGAAACTCCCCGAAGACATCCAATGTTTGTTTATGCCTGGCATTGATTTCAATCTGCTTCTGTCCCGTGACAAATATTCGATTGGATGTCTTCTGAGATCTGCTTCGGATTTCGGGATGTTTCGGATTAGTAATCATGGAATATTGGCGGAGGATTTGGAATCTACCTTAGAGGATTCTTTGCGTGTTTTTGAATCGTCCTCTGTTTTCTTACACCGTGTTGATGATCACCGTCAAGAGTTTGTCTGGCGCCCATCCATGCAAGCCCTCGGATTAACACGTAAATATCGAAGATTAAG TGAAAAAATGGAAATTGTTGCTAGCAAACTTGAATTGATTGCGGAGGAGTTGGGTCAGATATTTTCGGTAAATGCTAAGAAACAACAATACAGCCACAAATTTGAAGCAAGTGAATCAACACTAGGTTTATGCAGACATACTCGTCCATTACCCGGGGTAAAATCATCAGCACATATTCATGAAATTCAACAGCCACAATGTAAACACGCTCTAATCCTCCATGTTCCAGTGGATGAAGCCGAATTTTGTTATCAGACAGAGCAGAGCCCCTCTTCTTCGTTCTACACAGGTCCAGACAGTATTGTTGTCACGATTGGAGAACAAATTGCG ATTAAGTCTGATGATTTGGAGAGCTCTGCAACTGATGGCAACAATGTTGTGGGAAGTGACAACAAAAGAAAAGGGAAGCTCTAG
- the LOC108223714 gene encoding 26S proteasome regulatory subunit 4 homolog A, which yields MGQGTPGGLNRNPGDKKPDGDKKEKKFEPAAPPSRVGRKQRKQKGSEAASRLPTVTPLTKCKLRLLKLDRIKDYLLMEEEFVANQERLKPQEEKTEEDRSKVDDLRGSPMSVGSLEELIDENHAIVSSSVGPEYYVGILSFVDKDQLEPGCAILMHNKVLSVIGLLQDDVDPMVSVMKVEKAPLESYADIGGLDAQIQEIKEAVELPLTHPELYEDIGIKPPKGVILYGEPGTGKTLLAKAVANSTSATFLRVVGSELIQKYLGDGPKLVRELFRVADDLSPSIVFIDEIDAVGTKRYDAHSGGEREIQRTMLELLNQLDGFDSRGDVKVILATNKIESLDPALLRPGRIDRKIEFPLPDIKTRRRIFTIHTSRMTLADDVNLEEFVMTKDEFSGADIKAICTEAGLLALRERRMKVTHADFKKAKDKVMFKKKEGVPEGLYM from the exons ATGGGACAAGGAACCCCAGGCGGCCTGAACCGCAACCCCGGCGACAAAAAACCGGACGGCgacaagaaagaaaagaagttCGAACCGGCCGCTCCACCATCTCGAGTCGGCCGCAAACAGCGCAAGCAAAAAGGCTCGGAGGCGGCGTCACGGCTCCCAACAGTAACGCCGTTAACAAAATGTAAGCTGAGGCTCCTAAAATTAGATAGAATAAAGGACTATTTGTTGATGGAAGAGGAGTTTGTTGCCAACCAGGAGCGATTGAAGCCTCAGGAGGAGAAGACTGAGGAGGATAGAAGTAAGGTCGATGATCTACGGGGCTCGCCGATGAGTGTGGGGAGTCTGGAGGAGTTGATTGATGAGAATCATGCTATTGTTTCGTCTTCGGTTGGTCCTGAGTATTATGTTGGGATCTTGTCGTTTGTCGATAAGGATCAGCTTGAGCCTGGTTGTGCTATTTTGATGCACAATAag GTCCTATCTGTTATTGGACTGCTACAGGATGATGTTGATCCTATGGTGTCTGTAATGAAAGTTGAGAAAGCCCCTCTAGAATCATATGCTGATATAGGCGGCCTAGATGCCCAGATACAGGAAATTAAAGAAGCTGTTGAGCTTCCCTTGACACACCCAGAGCTGTATGAAGACATTGGTATCAAGCCACCTAAGGGGGTCATACTTTATGGAGAGCCTGGTACAGGAAAGACCTTGCTTGCTAAG GCAGTGGCAAACTCTACATCAGCCACTTTCTTACGAGTTGTTGGAAGTGAATTGATCCAAAAGTATCTTGGAGATGGTCCAAAATTGGTGAGAGAACTCTTTAGAGTTGCTGATGATCTTTCTCCTTCTATTGTCTTTATTGATGAAATTGATGCAGTGGGTACAAAAAG GTATGATGCACACTCAGGTGGGGAACGTGAAATTCAGAGGACCATGTTGGAACTTCTGAACCAGTTGGATGGTTTTGATTCAAGAGGAGATGTGAAGGTTATCCTGGCCACTAACAAAATTGAAAGCCTTGATCCTGCACTGCTCCGACCCGGGCGAATAGATAGAAAGATTGAATTCCCTCTCCCTGATATTAAAACCAGGAGGCGCATTTTTACG ATTCATACTTCAAGAATGACGTTAGCTGATGACGTGAATTTAGAAGAATTTGTTATGACTAAAGATGAGTTTTCTGGTGCTGATATCAAGGCAATATGTACTGAAGCTGGTTTGCTTGCACTAAGGGAGCGTCGTATGAAG GTAACACATGCAGATTTTAAGAAGGCTAAAGACAAGGTCATGTTCAAGAAGAAGGAAGGGGTCCCAGAGGGACTTTACATGTGA
- the LOC108220142 gene encoding uncharacterized protein LOC108220142, whose protein sequence is MASTVILCNYSNCCSPKTLESFRSSLFPSSKSVLKLKGRSSLRFNKLKSRQNDVVPVVFAAQSSFIKVIQTVWKVGKDGVEAGTDLVPDSVPRPVAKLSVTVVGVSLALFVLKSFLSTAFFALAVMGLCYFAFLALNKDESSKGGGTTFTESSTDDSLEEARRIMEKYK, encoded by the exons ATGGCTTCCACGGTGATTTTATGTAATTATTCGAACTGTTGCTCCCCAAAAACCCTAGAATCATTCAGGTCATCTCTATTTCCATCCTCGAAATCCGTGCTAAAGCTAAAGGGTCGGTCTTCACTCAGATTCAACAAGCTAAAAAGCCGTCAAAATGATGTCGTGCCTGTGGTCTTCGCTGCACAATCCAGTTTTATTAAAG TTATTCAGACAGTGTGGAAGGTTGGGAAGGATGGAGTTGAGGCAGGAACGGATTTGGTGCCT GATTCTGTCCCAAGACCGGTAGCAAAGCTTTCGGTGACTGTTGTTGGAGTTTCTCTTGCACTCTTTGTACTCAAGTCATTTTTGTCCACGGCTTTTTTTGCGCTG GCTGTGATGGGACTTTGCTATTTTGCATTTCTGGCATTAAACAAGGATGAAAGCTCGAAAGGGGGAGGAACTACGTTTACCGAATCTTCTACAGATGACTCACTGGAAGAAGCAAGAAGAATAATGGAGAAGTACAAATAG
- the LOC108219740 gene encoding probable pectate lyase 8, giving the protein MEVLLKPLCIFLLFFIAKVVTESSGEEMIQVQSSSNTTLRAYKHEHAVDDPESVATMVNMAIRNSTERRKLGFFSCGTGNPIDDCWRCDRNWERNRKRLANCAIGFGRSAIGGRDGKYYVVSNPNDDDPVNPRPGTLRHAVIQDRPLWIVFRRSMVITLKQELIMNSFKTIDARGHSVHIANGACITIQYVTNIIIHGLNIHDCKRTGNAMVRSSPSHYGWRTMADGDGISIFGSSHIWIDHNSLSKCTDGLIDAIMGSTAITISNNYFTHHNEVILLGHSDSYWRDKAMQVTIAFNHFGEGLIQRMPRCRHGYFHVVNNDYTHWEMYAIGGSADPTINSQGNRYLAPSNPFAKEVTKRVDLRTHRWRHWNWRSEGDLMLNGAYFTSSGAGAAASYARASSLGAKSSSLVGSLTSHSGVLLCRIGRQC; this is encoded by the exons ATGGAGGTCTTGTTGAAACCTCTCTGCATTTTTCTGCTCTTCTTCATTGCCAAAGTTGTAACGGAATCAAG TGGGGAAGAAATGATTCAGGTGCAGAGCTCAAGTAACACGACATTGCGTGCCTACAA GCATGAGCATGCAGTGGATGATCCGGAATCAGTTGCAACCATGGTTAATAT GGCAATTAGGAATAGCACTGAAAGGAGAAAACTAGGTTTCTTCTCTTGTGGGACAGGGAACCCTATTGATGACTGTTGGCGCTGTGACCGCAACTGGGAACGCAACCGCAAACGCCTTGCCAACTGTGCCATTGGCTTTGGACGCAGTGCTATTGGCGGCCGTGATGGCAAGTACTATGTGGTTTCAAACCCAAACGATGACGACCCTGTAAATCCCAGACCAGGCACGCTACGTCATGCTGTAATCCAAGACAGGCCCTTATGGATTGTTTTTAGACGAAGCATGGTGATCACACTAAAACAAGAGCTGATCATGAATAGCTTTAAAACTATTGATGCCCGAGGACATTCTGTGCATATTGCAAATGGGGCTTGCATTACGATTCAGTATGTGACCAATATTATTATTCATGGTCTCAACATCCATGATTGCAAACGAACTGGCAATGCCATGGTCAGGAGCTCACCAAGTCATTATGGTTGGAGAACAATGGCTGATGGTGACGGTATCTCCATTTTCGGATCAAGTCACATTTGGATTGATCACAATTCTCTTTCTAAATGTACCGATGGCCTGATTGATGCTATAATGGGATCAACTGCCATTACAATATCCAACAATTACTTTACTCACCACAATGAG GTGATACTATTAGGCCACAGCGACTCATACTGGAGAGATAAGGCTATGCAAGTGACAATTGCTTTCAATCATTTCGGAGAGGGTCTTATCCAGAGAATGCCAAG GTGTAGGCACGGATACTTTCATGTGGTGAACAATGACTACACCCACTGGGAAATGTATGCCATCGGAGGCAGTGCTGATCCCACAATAAACAGCCAGGGAAATAGATATCTCGCCCCATCAAACCCTTTTGCTAAAGAG GTGACCAAGAGAGTTGATCTCCGTACACACAGGTGGAGGCACTGGAACTGGAGATCAGAAGGAGACCTGATGCTGAATGGAGCTTATTTTACCTCATCTGGTGCTGGAGCCGCAGCAAGTTATGCCAGGGCCTCGAGTTTAGGAGCAAAGTCCTCTTCCTTGGTCGGATCTCTCACGTCTCATTCTGGTGTGCTTCTCTGTCGTATAGGCCGCCAGTGTTAA